From the Arthrobacter sp. PM3 genome, one window contains:
- a CDS encoding TatD family hydrolase yields the protein MLNPLTPMPFRSPGNDGTGRGGYPPAPEPLPVPVMDNHTHLDFPNDGPSVSVRDALDTAAAVGVQGAVQVGCDLESSRFTVKAVELDPRLLGAVALHPNDAPDYARRGELEDALAEIEALAAHPRIRAIGETGLDFFRTEGEGLAHQRYSFRRHIDIAKRLGLTLQIHDRDAHDDVVQVLREEGAPERVVFHCFSGGEELARTCNAEGWYMSFAGTVTFKNAVNLRAALAIAEPERILVETDAPFLTPHPHRGRPNASYMVPYTVRAMADVTGKDLSALCAQIAENSLRAYGSWA from the coding sequence ATGCTCAATCCCCTCACCCCCATGCCATTCCGGTCGCCCGGAAATGACGGCACCGGCCGCGGCGGGTATCCGCCCGCACCGGAACCGCTGCCCGTCCCGGTCATGGACAACCACACGCATCTGGACTTTCCCAATGACGGGCCGTCCGTGAGCGTGCGGGACGCCCTCGACACCGCTGCGGCCGTGGGCGTCCAGGGTGCCGTGCAAGTGGGCTGCGACCTCGAATCGTCCCGGTTCACGGTCAAAGCCGTGGAGCTTGACCCGCGGCTGCTCGGCGCCGTCGCCCTGCACCCCAATGATGCCCCGGACTACGCGCGCCGCGGCGAACTGGAGGACGCCCTGGCCGAAATCGAGGCCCTCGCCGCCCACCCGCGCATCCGGGCAATCGGCGAGACGGGCCTCGACTTTTTCCGGACCGAAGGGGAGGGGCTGGCCCACCAGCGCTACTCCTTCCGTCGCCACATCGACATCGCCAAACGGCTCGGCCTCACGCTGCAGATCCACGACCGCGACGCGCACGACGACGTCGTCCAGGTCCTGCGCGAGGAAGGCGCCCCGGAGCGCGTGGTGTTCCATTGTTTCTCCGGCGGCGAGGAACTCGCCAGGACGTGCAACGCCGAGGGCTGGTACATGTCGTTTGCCGGAACCGTGACGTTCAAGAACGCCGTGAACCTGCGGGCTGCCCTGGCCATCGCGGAGCCGGAACGGATCCTGGTCGAAACCGACGCGCCGTTCCTCACCCCGCACCCGCACCGCGGCCGTCCCAACGCGAGCTACATGGTTCCCTACACCGTCCGGGCCATGGCGGATGTGACTGGAAAAGACCTGTCGGCGCTGTGCGCGCAAATCGCCGAAAACTCCTTGCGGGCCTACGGATCCTGGGCCTGA
- a CDS encoding resuscitation-promoting factor — translation MVKFFTSDGKISFVKVGAQLVVLVALVLGLVAFVGNNKTITLNVDGRVSSVQTFGGTVGQVVKSAKVELQPADRVSPSVDTNVQDGSVINVNLAKAVKVSLDGAERTINTTSPTVEGLVTELGVASASQVSVPKDAQLAVSGSFVEITTPKTVSIVADGKAAKTTTTEATVAKVLEDAGVSLGASDRVSQPGNAPVVNDMVIKVSRVDVSKTATTTEPVAYDTLTTESADMFKGEKTVTQAGVAGSTTKSFKLVLVDGREASRTLVSETVNAQPVTEKVTVGTKEKPKPANTGAAAPAMMNQGMWDKIAQCESGGNWSINTGNGYYGGLQFDIRTWLGSGGGAYAPNASLATKAQQIDIANRVYAQRGLGPWGCGWAASS, via the coding sequence GTGGTCAAGTTCTTCACATCGGACGGCAAGATCAGCTTCGTCAAAGTTGGTGCGCAGCTCGTGGTGCTCGTGGCACTCGTGCTGGGCCTGGTGGCCTTTGTCGGCAACAACAAGACGATCACACTCAACGTGGACGGCAGAGTCAGCTCCGTCCAGACCTTCGGCGGGACCGTCGGACAGGTCGTTAAGAGTGCCAAGGTTGAACTGCAGCCGGCCGACCGGGTGTCGCCGTCGGTGGACACCAATGTGCAGGACGGATCAGTCATCAACGTCAACCTCGCCAAGGCCGTCAAGGTCAGCCTGGACGGCGCCGAACGGACCATCAACACCACCTCGCCCACCGTTGAAGGGCTCGTGACCGAGCTCGGCGTGGCCAGCGCCTCGCAGGTGTCGGTGCCGAAGGACGCCCAGCTGGCCGTTTCCGGCTCCTTCGTCGAGATCACGACGCCGAAGACCGTCAGCATCGTCGCGGACGGCAAGGCGGCGAAGACCACGACGACCGAGGCCACCGTGGCCAAGGTGCTCGAGGACGCCGGAGTGTCCCTCGGGGCCAGTGACCGCGTCTCCCAGCCCGGGAACGCGCCGGTGGTCAATGACATGGTCATCAAGGTTTCCCGCGTCGACGTCAGCAAGACGGCCACTACCACCGAGCCCGTCGCGTACGACACACTCACCACCGAGAGCGCCGACATGTTCAAGGGCGAGAAGACCGTCACCCAGGCCGGCGTCGCCGGCTCCACCACCAAGAGCTTCAAGCTGGTCCTCGTGGACGGCCGCGAGGCCTCCCGGACCCTGGTGTCCGAGACCGTCAACGCCCAGCCGGTCACCGAGAAAGTCACCGTGGGTACCAAGGAAAAGCCCAAGCCCGCCAACACCGGCGCGGCCGCCCCGGCCATGATGAACCAGGGCATGTGGGACAAGATCGCGCAGTGCGAGTCCGGCGGCAACTGGTCGATCAACACGGGCAACGGCTACTACGGCGGCCTGCAGTTCGACATCCGGACCTGGCTCGGCTCCGGCGGCGGCGCCTACGCCCCGAACGCCAGCCTCGCCACCAAGGCCCAGCAGATTGACATCGCCAACCGCGTTTACGCCCAGCGCGGCCTCGGCCCCTGGGGCTGCGGCTGGGCCGCCTCCAGCTAG
- the rsmA gene encoding 16S rRNA (adenine(1518)-N(6)/adenine(1519)-N(6))-dimethyltransferase RsmA, with the protein MGASDIRRLAEEIGVRPTKTLGQNFVIDGNTIRRIVAAADIRAGETVLEVGPGLGSLTLGLLDAAGTVVAVEIDPVLAGRLPDTVRQWRPQAAEDFHLVLADAMKVTELPAEPTALVANLPYNVAVPVVLHLLQHFPSLQHGLVMVQDEVADRLAAGPGSKTYGVPSVKAAWYSSMRKAGVIGMNVFWPAPKIHSGLVAFTRREPPVTTATREQVFAVVDAAFAQRRKTLRAALAGWAGSAAEAERCLRAAGVDPAARGEVIDIEAFARIAEAHGRPGS; encoded by the coding sequence ATGGGCGCCTCCGACATCCGCCGGCTCGCAGAGGAAATCGGTGTGCGGCCCACGAAGACCCTGGGCCAGAACTTCGTGATCGACGGCAACACCATCCGGCGCATCGTGGCCGCCGCGGACATCCGGGCCGGGGAGACGGTCCTCGAGGTCGGCCCCGGGCTCGGCTCGCTGACCCTGGGCCTGCTGGATGCCGCCGGGACCGTCGTCGCCGTCGAAATCGATCCCGTCCTCGCCGGGCGCCTGCCGGACACGGTCCGCCAGTGGCGCCCGCAGGCGGCGGAAGACTTCCACCTCGTCCTGGCCGACGCCATGAAAGTCACGGAACTGCCGGCGGAACCCACCGCGCTCGTGGCGAACCTGCCCTACAACGTCGCCGTTCCGGTGGTCCTGCACCTGCTGCAGCACTTCCCGAGCCTGCAGCACGGCCTCGTCATGGTCCAGGACGAGGTCGCCGACCGGCTCGCGGCGGGCCCGGGGTCCAAGACCTACGGCGTGCCCTCGGTCAAGGCCGCCTGGTACAGCAGCATGCGCAAGGCCGGGGTGATCGGCATGAACGTATTCTGGCCGGCGCCCAAGATCCACTCCGGACTCGTCGCCTTCACCCGCCGGGAACCGCCCGTCACAACGGCCACCCGCGAACAGGTATTCGCGGTGGTCGACGCCGCCTTCGCGCAGCGCCGCAAGACCCTGCGGGCGGCCCTGGCCGGCTGGGCCGGCAGCGCCGCCGAGGCCGAACGCTGCCTGCGCGCCGCCGGCGTCGATCCCGCCGCCCGCGGTGAAGTCATCGACATCGAGGCCTTTGCCCGGATCGCCGAAGCCCACGGCCGGCCCGGCTCCTGA